One stretch of Podospora bellae-mahoneyi strain CBS 112042 chromosome 2, whole genome shotgun sequence DNA includes these proteins:
- a CDS encoding hypothetical protein (COG:U; EggNog:ENOG503NUKE), which translates to MDPPADNGTDGSSIRPVSSLLAKFEGLTTKPGDSQPGTPTRNVSPTPAPAPAPKPGRLRERDPSPSTTTPREPPPIPAMRPKDKLTLQSLHPASANASASSSPVRTVPPPVSPRAKPTNAPALTVEPPHSPPKRGVGGIPTGDRPAFVSTDSLVKSSSPAKAGNQFNLPSRTQTPSAEPRKSPRVAPARPPSPPPPRRSVELRREREMGHKPVPPPINRAEKPNSRFTLFEQPSRPAQSSQPIDIQKRPSPKVSPFNSPPSSGGSPDEEDVPPVLPTRPRQQQPHHQQQHSLHQQHGNQHQPSVGVKRSNTFHVGFDPPPQHHSLAARRRGKDEPLTPQITGDRPALPARPQSIIESVRAANSVSAPPPRPPRPGVNTSVATAIQQKRISSTPVTQAPPPIPRLNGRSVTAADRMPGRVSNEYHAPPPPTPVEARPAEAQIAGSHKADLGYPDASRTNRSKPYLHKGAHEIATKYDSRMFDVCGAFVCTTGGYTRAWNVMDGELVMSLAMSEGMKGASVAFKPGESVDEEGARIWIGTNNGELLEADVLSQSIVNNRPNAHGRYEIIRIYRHFNELWTLDDSGTLHVWGPADGSNLPSLAYPPTQTFRVPKGHVFSMVVGDELWHATGKEIRVFLPTLDGRTQFQVLIRPLIQDGAGEVTSGTLLALEPDKVFFGHNDGKVSIYSRKNYACLGVMNISQYKINSLTGAGRYLWAGYNTGKISVYDMGQTPWAVKKDWQAHDNPVVKLISDQSSFYKLDRHQVISLGADNMLRVWDGLLQDDWLQAKMKQHDARYCHFEKIKALILTWNAGASTPNSLNYSNDDRVFIENLLRSSDSPDIIVFGFQELVDLEDKTLTAKRFLKPKKKEGTDQERMSHQYRNWLAHLKQSLDQHMDGELYHVLHSAPLVGLFTAIFVKADLLGRISNLNSAEVKRGMGGLHGNKGAIVVRFMVDDTSLCFINCHLAAGQSGANQRHNDIAAILEASLLPGERDASVRFDSFVGGGDGTMILDHELCLLNGDLNYRIDTMSRDTVVTAVKAGNLAKLLERDQLLVARRRNPGFRLRAFEELPITFAPTYKYDVGTDNYDTSEKRRSPAWCDRLLFRCGAGRGRIEQLDYRRHEVRVSDHRPVSGRFRFEVKKVRGKERAQVWMECQQEFEDLRGREGRGEKFFYLTNVIGYDESTATQLIEQQQRSSRSAVGRRRDHRSPNGQRE; encoded by the exons ATGGATCCCCCAGCTGACAACGGGACTGACGGCTCATCGATT AGACCTGTCTCGTCGCTATTGGCAAAGTTTGAAGGCTTGACCACCAAGCCCGGCGACTCGCAACCCGGTACACCAACCCGAAATGTATCCCCAACcccggcgccggcgccggcccCGAAGCCTGGTCGACTCCGTGAGCGGGATCCGAGTCCCTCGACCACAACCCCTCGCGAGCCCCCTCCAATACCAGCGATGCGACCCAAAGACAAGTTGACGCTCCAGAGCCTTCACCCTGCATCTGCGAACGCCAGTGCTTCGAGCTCGCCAGTACGAactgttcctcctcctgttaGCCCGAGGGCCAAACCCACGAACGCCCCGGCGCTCACCGTTGAGCCCCCGCATTCACCCCCGAAGAGAGGCGTAGGAGGCATTCCTACCGGTGACCGTCCGGCATTCGTTAGCACCGACTCTCTTGTAAAGTCCTCATCTCCGGCGAAGGCGGGGAACCAGTTCAACTTGCCGAGCAGAACTCAGACGCCATCGGCGGAACCCCGAAAGTCCCCGCGTGTGGCGCCTGCCCGCCCCccgtcacctcctccacctaGACGGTCGGTAGAATTGCGGCGGGAACGAGAGATGGGCCATAAGCCAGTACCGCCTCCGATCAACCGGGCAGAGAAACCTAATTCACGTTTCACTCTGTTCGAGCAACCGAGCAGACCCGCTCAGTCGAGTCAGCCTATTGATATTCAGAAGAGGCCGAGTCCCAAGGTGTCACCTTTCAACAGTCCACCTAGCAGCGGAGGATCGccagatgaggaagatgttCCCCCAGTCTTGCCTACGAGGCcgcgacaacagcaaccgcatcaccaacaacaacatagTCTTCACCAGCAGCACGGAAATCAGCATCAGCCCTCTGTCGGTGTAAAGAGGTCAAATACCTTCCACGTCGGTTTCGACCCGCCACCTCAGCACCATTCATTAGCCGCGAGGAGACGAGGCAAGGACGAGCCTCTAACACCGCAAATCACTGGCGACCGGCCTGCGCTGCCTGCACGACCACAGAGCATCATCGAGTCGGTCCGCGCTGCAAATTCTGTCtcagcaccacctccacgGCCTCCACGGCCAGGAGTCAACACGAGCGTAGCGACAGCAATCCAACAGAAGCGGATATCCTCGACACCAGTAACACAGGCGCCCCCTCCTATTCCACGGCTCAACGGTAGGTCCGTGACGGCGGCGGATCGCATGCCCGGGAGAGTGTCCAACGAATATCAcgctccacctcctccaacacccgTCGAAGCTAGGCCCGCTGAAGCTCAAATCGCGGGCTCACACAAGGCCGATTTGGGATATCCAGACGCGTCAAGAACGAACCGAAGCAAGCCATACTTGCATAAAGGGGCTCACGAAATTGCCACAAAATACGACAGCCGCATGTTTGATGTCTGCGGGGCCTTTGTCTGCACAACAGGCGGTTATACAAGGGCGTGGAATGTTATGGACGGGGAGCTGGTTATGAGCCTGGCCATGAGCGAGGGCATGAAGGGCGCATCCGTGGCCTTCAAACCGGGAGAGAGcgtcgacgaggagggcGCGAGGATATGGATCGGAACCAACAATGGCGAGTTGTTGGAAGCCGATGTCTTGTCGCAAAGTATTGTCAACAACAGACCAAACGCGCACGGCCGCTACGAGATTATCAGGATATACAGGCATTTCAACGAGCTGTGGACTTTGGACGACAGTGGGACACTTCACGTTTGGGGGCCGGCCGATGGTAGCAATCTGCCCAGTTTGGCTTACCCTCCTACACAGACCTTTCGCGTGCCTAAGGGTCATGTATTTTCcatggtggttggtgatgaactcTGGCACGCCACAGGCAAGGAAATCAGGGTTTTCCTACCAACTCTTGACGGCAGGACACAGTTCCAGGTTCTCATCCGACCTCTAATTCAAGATGGCGCTGGTGAAGTTACGTCGGGTACTCTTCTCGCCTTAGAGCCGGACAAGGTGTTCTTTGGCCACAACGACGGCAAAGTCAGCATTTATTCGAGGAAAAACTACGCTTGCCTTGGCGTGATGAATATCAGCCAATACAAGATCAACTCCCTTACTGGTGCGGGACGATACCTCTGGGCAGGATACAACACTGGCAAAATTTCGGTCTACGACATGGGCCAAACGCCATGGGCCGTTAAGAAGGACTGGCAAGCCCATGATAACCCGGTTGTGAAGCTGATCTCTGACCAGTCGAGCTTTTACAAGCTGGATCGTCACCAGGTGATCTCCCTCGGCGCGGATAATATGTTGCGTGTTTGGGATGGTTTACTTCAAGACGACTGGCTGCAGGCCAAGATGAAGCAGCATGATGCGAGGTACTGCCACTTTGAAAAGATCAAGGCGTTGATTCTGACGTGGAATGCGGGAGCTTCGACGCCGAATAGTCTCAACTATTCGAATGATGACAGGGTGTTCATCGAGAATTTGCTGAGGAGCAGTGACTCGCCAGACATCATTGTCTTTGGGTTCCAAGAGCTGGTTGATTTGGAGGATAAGACTTTGACTGCGAAGAGGTTCCtgaagccgaagaagaaggaggggacgGATCAGGAACGGATGAGCCATCAGTATCGGAACTGGCTGGCGCATCTGAAGCAGAGCCTGGATCAGCATATGGATGGGGAGTTGTACCACGTGCTGCATTCCGCGCCGCTCGTGGGGCTGTTCACTGCCATTTTTGTCAAGGCCGACCTCCTGGGCCGGATCAGCAATCTTAACAGCGCTGAGGTCAAGAGAGGCATGGGCGGTCTTCATGGAAACAAAGGTGCCATTGTGGTGAGGTTCATGGTGGATGATACCTCGCTCTGTTTTATCAACTGCCACTTGGCAGCTGGACAGTCGGGGGCGAATCAAAGACACAACGACATTGCCGCTATTTTGGAGGCGTCCCTCCTGCCAGGTGAGAGGGACGCCTCGGTGCGGTTCGACAGCTTTGTCGGTGGCGGGGACGGCACAATGATCCTAGACCATGAGCTGTGTCTTCTCAACGGAGATCTCAACTACAGAATCGACACCATGTCGCGAGACACTGTCGTCACAGCTGTCAAGGCGGGCAACCTCGCCAAGCTCCTGGAGCGTGATCAGCTGCTCGTGGCTAGGCGAAGGAACCCCGGGTTCAGACTCAGGGCATTTGAAGAGCTTCCCATCACCTTTGCGCCAACGTACAAGTATGATGTTGGGACGGACAACTATGACACGTcggaaaagagaagaagcccgGCGTGGTGCGATCGGTTGCTCTTCAGGTGCGGGGCTGGCAGGGGAAGGATAGAGCAGTTGGATTACAGACGGCATGAGGTGCGAGTGTCGGATCACAGGCCAGTGAGCGGGAGGTTCAGGTTtgaggtgaagaaggtgaggggCAAGGAGAGGGCACAGGTTTGGATGGAGTGTCAgcaggagtttgaggatctgagggggagggagggaagaggggagaA ATTCTTCTACTTGACGAACGTGATTGGGTACGACGAATCAACGGCAACACAGTTAatcgagcagcagcagcggtcGAGCAGGTCTGCTGTTGGTAGGAGGAGAGATCATAGAAGTCCTAATGGACAAAGGGAGTGA
- the spn4 gene encoding Septin spn4 (COG:D; COG:U; COG:Z; EggNog:ENOG503NU9N), with translation MAPSNAESASPIGIANLPNQRHKIVAKRGAAFTIMVAGESGLGKTTFINTLFSTTIKNYADHKRRHQKQVDKTVEIEITKAELEEKFFKVRLTVIDTPGFGDYVNNRDSWMPIIEFLDDQHESYMLQEQQPRRQDKIDLRVHACLYFIRPTGHTLKPLDIEVMKRLCSRVNLIPVIAKADTLSPADLAKFKSRIRAVIEAQNIKIYQPPIEEDDEPAAQHARTLMAAMPFAVIGSEKDVKTNDGRIVKGRQYSWGVAEVENEDHCDFKKLRSILIRTHMLDLIHTTEELHYEAYRAQQMETRKFGEARPRKLDNPKFKEEEEALRKRFTEQVKIEEQRFRQWEQKLIAERDRLNKDLEQTHAQIKQLEGDLEQLQGSAVRSHGRR, from the exons ATGGCCCCTTCTAACGCGGAGAGCGCCTCGCCAATTGGCATTGCCAACCTGCCCAACCAGCGCCACAAGATCGTTGCGAAGAGGGGCGCCGCTTTCACCATCATG GTTGCTGGCGAGTCCGGGTTGGGAAAGACAACATTCATTAACACgctcttttccaccaccatcaagaacTATGCCGACCACAAGCGCCGCCACCAGAAGCAAGTTGACAAGACCGTCGAGATTGAGATCACCAAGGCtgagttggaggagaagttCTTCAAGG TCCGCCTCACCGTTATTGACACCCCTGGCTTCGGCGACTATGTCAACAACAGAGACTCGTGGATGCCCATTATCGAGTTCCTCGACGACCAGCACGAGTCCTACATGCTTCAGGAGCAGCAACCCCGCCGTCAGGACAAGATCGATCTCCGTGTACACGCCTGCTTGTATTTCATCCGCCCCACCGGCCACACTCTTAAGCCTCTCGATATCGAGGTCATGAAGCGCCTGTGCTCCCGCGTCAACCTTATCCCAGTTATTGCCAAGGCTGACACCCTCAGTCCGGCCGACTTGGCCAAGTTCAAGTCAAGA ATCCGCGCTGTCATCGAGGCCCAAAACATCAAGATCTACCAGCCCCCTattgaggaggacgacgaaCCAGCTGCCCAGCACGCCCGCACTCTTATGGCGGCTATGCCTTTCGCTGTTATCGGCTCTGAGAAGGACGTCAAGACTAATGACGGGCGTATTGTCAAGGGCCGGCAATATTCGTGGGGCGTTGCCGAGGTTGAGAATGAGGACCACTGCGACTTCAAGAAGCTTCGGTCCATCCTGATCCGCACCCACATGTTGGACCTCATCCACACGACCGAGGAGTTGCACTACGAGGCGTACCGCGCCCAGCAGATGGAGACGCGCAAGTTTGGCGAGGCCCGCCCCCGGAAGCTGGACAACCCCAagttcaaggaggaggaggaggcgctcCGCAAGCGCTTCACCGAGCAGGTCAAGATCGAGGAGCAGCGCTTCAGGCAATGGGAGCAGAAACTCATTGCCGAGCGCGACCGCCTCAACAAGGACCTCGAGCAGACTCATGCTCAGATCAAACAGTTGGAGGGCGATCTGGAGCAGCTGCAAGGCAGCGCTGTCCGCAGCCACGGGCGCCGCTAA
- a CDS encoding hypothetical protein (EggNog:ENOG503P5FU; COG:S), with protein MNTVKSFWAGWGALCLAGGGAYYFAKQGIDADRRARLEEQRKRKSMVESLEYSQNVPTQPISSSAMGGSASVPPRQGTPARTDTVGSPSLETGNDPAPTRHAPATEAERVVEKSKYEASVPFRSPKGDRFS; from the exons ATGAACACT GTTAAATCTTTCTG GGCGGGCTGGGGCGCATTGTGCTTGG ccggcggcggcgcatACTACTTCGCCAAGCAAGGCATCGATGCTGACAGGCGTGCTCGCCTCGAGGAGCAGCGCAAGAGAAAGAGCATGGTTGAATCGCTCGAGTACTCGCAGAATGTCCCGACCCAGCCaatttcttcttcagcaatGGGTGGTTCTGCCTCAGTCCCACCTCGCCAGGGCACACCAGCGAGGACAGACACAGTCGGCTCACCAAGCCTAGAGACGGGCAATGATCCGGCGCCTACAAGGCATGCGCCTGCTaccgaggccgagagggTAGTCGAGAAGAGCAAGTACGAAGCCAGTGTGCCGTTCCGCAGTCCGAAGGGTGACCGGTTCTCAtaa
- the PKP2 gene encoding putative protein kinase (EggNog:ENOG503NVS5; COG:T; putative protein kinase YGL059W): MRRLQHVTAAVRLSSRAGELRTLGAAAAAALIQLPNRRHSHSSSQSHAHSPKWRPVSVLDEWVAKEARPISLRQLMVFGRSLTESRLISSANYVRTELPTRIAHRIRDMQKLPYVVVTNKHFNEVYDLYYTAFDTFRKVREVKNLDDNDRLCATIRTMLNAHLTVIPKLAMGILECNGLKDAAELDKFMNTILRSRISRRVIAEQHLALTETFHAPWFSPGAKLSESDFIGEVFLRCVAKDVVSRCGDAVTSIARRAYGPDIALPEIKIVGHLEANFPYILSHLEYIIGELLRNSVQAVVEKHQKSKNKSAQPPPIEVTICESNQHVIIRISDQGGGIPRESMPYLWSFSKGPASKEILANLGQVPKMAATMQELQIDDINPESNKKIETLHQKYGHQSVQSLSAEEKEREDRAKYSSLASLSSRPPNLRLGMGLPLSRVYAEYWAGSLALHSLEGYGVDAFLQISKLGNKNEQLTTRATMDAV, encoded by the exons ATGCGGCGCCTTCAACATGTCACGGCCGCCGTCCGGTTGAGTAGTAGAGCGGGGGAGCTGAGAACCTTGGgcgccgcggcggcggcggcactcATTCAGCTGCCAAATCGGCGACACAGTCATAGCAGCAGCCAAAGTCATGCCCATAGTCCAAAGTGGCGTCCGGTGTCAGTGTTGGATGA ATGGGTTGCGAAAGAGGCCAGGCCCATCAGCCTGCGCCAGCTCATGGTGTTTGGCCGGTCGTTGACAGAATCAAGACTCATCAGCTCAGCCAACTATGTTCGGACCGAGCTACCAACACGAATCGCCCACCGTATCCGGGACATGCAGAAGCTCCCCTACGTTGTAGTCACCAACAAGCACTTCAACGAAGTATACGACCTATACTACACAGCCTTTGACACCTTCCGCAAAGTCCGCGAGGTCAAAAACTTGGACGACAATGACCGTCTCTGTGCCACCATCCGAACCATGCTCAACGCCCACCTAACCGTCATCCCCAAACTCGCTATGGGTATCCTCGAGTGCAACGGCCTCAAAGACGCGGCCGAGCTCGACAAGTTCATGAACACCATCCTCCGCTCTCGCATCTCCCGAAGAGTAATAGCAGAACAACACCTAGCCCTAACCGAAACCTTTCACGCCCCTTGGTTCTCCCCGGGGGCAAAACTCTCCGAATCCGACTTCATAGGCGAGGTCTTTTTGAGATGCGTAGCCAAAGACGTCGTCTCCCGCTGCGGCGACGCCGTCACCTCCATCGCCCGCCGCGCCTACGGCCCTGACATCGCCCTCCCCGAAATCAAAATCGTCGGCCACCTCGAGGCGAACTTTCCGtacatcctctcccacctcgaGTACATCATCGGGGAGCTCCTCCGGAATTCTGTCCAAGCCGTGGTGGAAAAACATCAGAAATCAAAGAACAAATCGGCACAGCCTCCCCCGATAGAGGTCACAATCTGCGAATCAAACCAACACGTCATCATCCGGATTTCTGAccaaggaggggggatacCAAGGGAGAGCATGCCCTACCTCTGGTCCTTCTCCAAGGGTCCGGCGTCAAAAGAAATCCTTGCCAACCTGGGGCAAGTCCCCAAGATGGCGGCCACGATGCAGGAGCTCCAGATTGACGACATTAACCCGGAAAGCAACAAGAAAATTGAGACTTTGCATCAGAAGTACGGGCATCAGAGTGTGCAGTCTTTATcagcggaggagaaggaaagggaggacAGGGCCAAGTATAGTTCCTTGGCCAGTCTGTCGTCGAGGCCCCCGAatttgaggttggggatgggctTGCCGCTGAGCAGGGTGTATGCAGAGTATTGGGCCGGCTCGCTGGCGCTACACAGCCTGGAGGGGTACGGGGTGGATGCGTTTTTGCAGATTAGCAAGCTGGGGAACAAGAATGAGCAGCTGACTACGAGGGCGACGATGGATGCCGTTTAG
- a CDS encoding hypothetical protein (EggNog:ENOG503NVNJ; COG:S), with product MTSLRLLGSAPKARHLARVSLINIRPSHHHHQLRMSSSTQTMHLSPDNTGLWGITQTPSAAAKTSELLQQDMENHHVFFNQSGFHNHIPHHLLALYGTGAGPSHLQSAYDTNASYQRPVLPVHKSVTLTPETLTEYYGKEEYYPDFLTFFQSEIDRLGWKETVTRYLFEEGEGKEDLIIRLFGGFLHPLIQLMYGLEWGLTGVVAEGLAQAAVHRDDLREFLLTAEEKGRGREEGETVLGLLREAERLKGAARSEDGNKIRDGVLVRAKGEMVDLAGRVKVGEGEVEGRTREMFNGAVYVAAGAAVSMIDRKKVPKFDFFLMHHVNAAPFFVTMNKMDWVPEKTKRRLLEWKIRMDLLQYVARGCPELRVERLEGYEPKQFGKAKMVEEIVSRLHGFGDDGHAIKLGRATVVCRNICGQYEEKEGFMIKGGLWEKICHLIVDSVEAPGEHWVRSAGFEEAWKDIPNVDDSKL from the exons ATGACCTCCCTCCGTCTTCTCGGCTCTGCCCCCAAAGCAAGACACCTCGCCCGTGTATCACTCATCAATATTAgaccatctcatcaccaccaccagctcaggatgtcctcttccacccaaaCAATGCACCTCTCACCCGACAACACGGGCCTCTGGGGGAtaacccaaaccccctccgccgCAGCCAAAACCTCGGAGCTATTACAGCAAGACATGGAG AACCACCACGTCTTCTTCAACCAGTCCGGCTtccacaaccacatcccccaccacctcctcgccttgTACGGCACCGGCGCGGGGCCATCACACCTCCAGTCTGCCTATGACACCAACGCTTCGTACCAACGGCCGGTGTTGCCTGTTCATAAGTCAGTGACTCTCACACCGGAGACATTGACAGAATACTACGGTAAAGAAGAGTACTACCCGGACTTTTTAACATTTTTCCAATCTGAGATCGACCGGTTGGGATGGAAGGAGACAGTGACGAGGTATTTatttgaagagggggagggaaaggaggatTTGATAATCAGGTTGTTTGGAGGGTTTTTGCACCCGCTGATTCAGCTCATGTATGGGCTTGAGTGGGGGCTGactggggtggtggcggaggggttggcgcAGGCGGCTGTTCATAGGGATGATCTCAGGGAGTTTTTGTTGACTGCTGAAGAAAAGGGACGGGggcgggaagaaggggagacgGTGCTGGGGTTGTTACGGGAGGCGGAGAGACTGAAAGGGGCGGCGAGGTCGGAGGATGGGAATAAGATCCGGGATGGGGTTTTGGTGCGGGcaaagggggagatggttgACTTGGCTGGGAGGGTcaaggtgggggagggggaggttgagggaaggacgagggagatgtTTAATGGGGCGGTTTATGTCGCGGCTGGGGCGGCGGTGAGCATGATTGACCGAAAAAAGGTGCCGAAGTTTGATTTTTTTCTGATGCACCATGTCAACGCGGCGCCGTTTTTTGTCACGATGAACAAGATGGATTGGGTGCcggagaaaacaaaaaggaggttgttggagtggAAGATTAGGATGGATTTGTTGCAGTATGTGGCTAGGGGGTGTCCTGAGTTGAGGGTGGAAAGGTTGGAGGGGTATGAGCCGAAGCAGTTTGGAAAGGcgaagatggtggaggagattgtgagTAGGTTGCATgggtttggggatgatgggcatGCTATCAAGCTGGGGAGGGCGACGGTGGTTTGTAGGAATATTTGTGGGCAGTatgaagagaaagaagggtTCATGATTAAAGGAGGGTTGTGGGAGAAGATATGCCACTTGATTGTTGACTCGGTTGAGGCGCCGGGGGAGCATTGGGTGAGGAGTGccgggtttgaggaggctTGGAAG GACATACCCAACGTCGACGACAGCAAGTTGTAG
- the PWP2 gene encoding U3 snoRNP protein (EggNog:ENOG503NVZP; COG:A; BUSCO:EOG09260E2O) has translation MFKLGDSSYQGYFFDLIVISLVPVEKTPPPPTMKTDFKFSNLLGTVYCQGNLLFSPDGTHLFSPVGNRVTVFNLVDNKSYTLPFAHRKNISRIGLTPQGNILLSVDEDGHAILTNIPRRVVLYHFSFKSKVTALSFAPSGRHFAVGLGRKIEVWHVPSTPDTNEEGDLEFAPFVRHHTHTQHFDDVRHIEWSHDSRFFLSASKDLTARIWSLNAEEGFTPTVLSGHKQGVVAAWFSKDQETIYTVSKDGAVFDWQYVAKPGQDEDEIMDEEDMQWRIVDKHYFMQNGATLRCAAFHPESNLLVAGFSNGIFGLYEMPDFNQIHTLNISQNEIDFVTINKSGEWLAFGASKLGQLLVWEWQSESYILKQQGHFDAMNALVYSPDGQRIVTTADDGKIKVWDIESGFCIVTFTEHTSGITACEFAKKGNVLFTASLDGSIRAWDLIRYRNFRTFTAPERLSFSCMAVDPSGEVVAAGSIDSFDIHIWSVQTGQLLDRLTGHEGPVSSLAFAPNGGLLVSGSWDKTARIWSIFNRTQTSEPLQLMSDVLDIAFRPDSLQIAISTLDGQLTFWSVSEATQVSGVDGRRDVSGGRRITDRRTAANVSGTKSFNTIRYSMDGSCVLAGGNSKYICLYSATTMVLLKKFTVSVNLALSGTQEFLNSKLVTEAGPAALLDDQGEASDLEDRIDRSLPGAKRGDPGARRKNPEVRVTGVAFSPSGTSFCACSTEGLLIYSLDSTVQFDPFDLNIEITPASTLGVLQNEKDYLKALVMAFRLNEAGLVQRVFQAIPYKDIGLVVENFPTVYVARLLRYVAAQTEQSPHVEFCMLWIKALVDKHGAWLMANRGKVDVELRIVSRAVAKMRDEIRRLADDNVYTVEYLIGQANSKAAQAGKGPKTIEWNANGDLEVKALPSTQKEVTMDDILEEESEGEWIGIE, from the coding sequence ATGTTCAAGCTTGGCGATAGCAGCTATCAAGGTTATTTTTTTGATTTGATCGTTATCAGTCTCGTCCCGGTAgagaaaacaccaccaccgccgaccaTGAAGACGGATTTCAAGTTCTCCAATCTGCTGGGGACAGTCTACTGCCAGGGCAATCTGCTGTTCAGTCCCGACGGCACCCATCTCTTCTCTCCTGTCGGCAACAGAGTCACAGTCTTCAACCTTGTCGACAACAAGTCATACACGCTCCCCTTCGCCCACCGAAAGAACATCTCGAGGATAGGCCTGACCCCCCAGGGAAATATTCTCCTCTCTGTCGACGAAGATGGCCATGCCATTCTCACCAACATACCGCGTCGTGTCGTACTATACCACTTTTCCTTCAAGTCAAAAGTAACCGCCCTCTCGTTTGCGCCATCGGGTCGCCATTTCGCAGTTGGATTGGGGAGGAAAATCGAGGTCTGGCACGTCCCATCGACTCCAGATACCAACGAGGAAGGCGATCTCGAGTTTGCGCCGTTTGTGCgccaccacacacacacacaacactTTGACGATGTCCGGCACATTGAGTGGTCGCACGACTCCCGCTTCTTCCTCAGCGCATCCAAGGATCTGACTGCGAGGATATGGAGCTTGAACGCAGAAGAAGGGTTCACGCCCACGGTTTTGTCGGGACATAAGCAGGGCGTGGTCGCTGCCTGGTTCTCCAAGGACCAAGAAACAATCTACACAGTCAGCAAGGACGGAGCCGTCTTTGACTGGCAGTATGTCGCAAAGCCGGGgcaagacgaggatgagatcatggatgaggaggatatgCAATGGCGGATCGTTGACAAGCACTACTTTATGCAAAACGGCGCAACCCTTCGATGCGCAGCCTTTCACCCCGAATCAAATCTTTTGGTCGCTGGTTTCTCGAACGGTATCTTTGGATTGTACGAGATGCCCGATTTCAACCAGATTCACACCCTTAATATCTCGCAAAACGAAATCGACTTCGTAACAATCAACAAGAGTGGCGAGTGGCTCGCTTTCGGTGCGTCAAAGTTGGGTCAGCTTTTGGTGTGGGAGTGGCAGTCAGAATCATACATCCTGAAGCAACAAGGGCACTTTGACGCCATGAATGCGCTGGTCTACTCCCCAGATGGCCAAAGAATTGTCACGACGGCCGACGACGGCAAGATCAAGGTGTGGGATATCGAGTCTGGGTTCTGCATAGTAACGTTTACCGAGCACACAAGCGGCATTACAGCGTGCGAGTTCGCCAAGAAGGGCAATGTTCTTTTCACAGCCAGTTTGGACGGGTCCATCAGAGCGTGGGATTTGATCAGATACAGAAACTTCAGGACGTTTACCGCCCCTGAAAGATTATCCTTCTCTTGCATGGCAGTTGATCCAAGCGGCGAAGTTGTTGCGGCTGGTTCTATCGACTCTTTCGACATTCACATTTGGTCCGTCCAGACCGGCCAGCTCCTAGATAGACTTACCGGGCACGAGGGGCCGGTTTCTTCGCTTGCCTTTGCCCCCAACGGTGGTCTCTTGGTTAGTGGCAGTTGGGACAAGACGGCCAGGATATGGTCCATCTTCAACCGAACACAAACCAGCGAGCCTCTGCAGCTCATGTCGGATGTCTTGGACATTGCCTTCAGACCAGACTCCCTACAGATTGCCATCTCCACACTAGACGGCCAGCTGACGTTTTGGTCTGTATCAGAAGCCACCCAAGTCTCCGGTGTCGACGGACGCCGCGATGTATCAGGCGGCCGCAGAATCACAGATCGCCGGACGGCAGCCAACGTCTCGGGCACCAAGagcttcaacaccatccgcTACAGCATGGACGGCTCCTGCGTCCTCGCGGGCGGCAACAGCAAGTACATCTGCCTCTACTCGGCCACAACAATGGTGCTCCTCAAGAAATTCACCGTCAGCGTCAACCTCGCGCTGTCGGGCACGCAAGAGTtcctcaacagcaagctCGTCACCGAAGCCGGccccgccgccctcctcgacGACCAAGGCGAGGCTTCCGATCTGGAAGACCGCATCGACAGGTCGCTGCCCGGCGCCAAGAGGGGCGATCCCGgtgcgaggaggaagaaccCAGAGGTCAGAGTCACGGGCGTGGCTTTCTCGCCGAGCGGGACATCCTTCTGCGCCTGCTCGACAGAAGGCCTGTTGATTTACAGTCTGGACAGCACCGTTCAGTTTGATCCGTTTGATCTCAACATAGAGATCACGCCCGCTTCGACGCTGGGTGTTTTGCAGAATGAAAAGGATTACCTCAAGGCGCTGGTCATGGCGTTCCGTCTCAATGAGGCGGGGTTGGTCCAAAGGGTGTTCCAGGCCATCCCTTACAAAGATattggtttggtggtggaaaacTTCCCTACTGTTTACGTGGCGAGGCTGCTGCGGTATGTGGCCGCCCAGACGGAGCAGTCCCCTCACGTGGAGTTCTGCATGCTGTGGATCAAGGCTCTCGTGGACAAGCACGGCGCGTGGTTGATGGCCAACCGGGGCAAGGTCGATGTCGAGTTGAGGATTGTGTCGAGGGCGGTGGCCAAGATGAGGGACGAGATTAGACGGCTGGCGGATGATAACGTCTACACGGTTGAGTACCTGATTGGGCAGGCCAACAGCAAGGCGGCGCAGGCTGGAAAGGGGCCCAAGACTATCGAATGGAATGCTAATGGGGATTTGGAGGTCAAGGCTCTGCCGTCGACGCAGAAGGAGGTCACGATGGATGATATACTGGAGGAAGAAAGTGAAGGGGAGTGGATCGGGATAGAGTGA